From the genome of Acropora palmata chromosome 4, jaAcrPala1.3, whole genome shotgun sequence, one region includes:
- the LOC141879865 gene encoding uncharacterized protein LOC141879865: MMFSLPAMKFIIGCFFLGVIIVAIARAEESYLEDLADEVFLNDRPPLKKPNARAAVERLFECLRENHGELARACKNEFRRNIPKRMKRLFPCAKKALDECTDRPPKNGNVFFHCIDGVEKCLQAVEGVEGST; the protein is encoded by the exons ATGATGTTCAGTTTGCCAGCCATGAAATTCATCATTGGCTGTTTTTTCCTTGGTGTCATAATTGTGGCCATTGCCAGGGCAGAGGAATCTTATCTTGAAGATCTTGCAGATGAGGTCTTTTTAAATGACAGACCCCCGTTGAAAAAGCCAAATGCGAGA GCAGCTGTGGAACGTCTTTTTGAATGTCTGCGTGAGAACCATGGTGAACTAGCAAGAGCttgcaaaaatgaatttagaCGAAACATACCTAAGCGCATGAAACGACTG TTCCCTTGCGCCAAGAAGGCACTGGATGAATGCACTGACAGACCTCCTAAGAAtggcaatgttttttttcattgcatcGATGGCGTTGAGAAGTGCTTGCAAGCTGTGGAAGGAGTTGAGGGATCAAcataa